A region from the Mycoplasmopsis phocirhinis genome encodes:
- a CDS encoding nitroreductase family protein, translated as MDFYQKIMNRYSVREFDVNKTVTEEEYKKIINVINSAPTSSNWHSSSVIVVKDRQILNELSKVNKFTGALKTANLLLVFLADFNRMIEAKNEFPDYEYNHNSSESYTVAVGDAFIQATMAQDIAVNLGLDTLFLGLTRMMVEPLIKHLNIQGQAFPVVSLAIGHKVNQTKIKPKLNRVFENKYDIDKLKNEIIKYNNEILKYFQSITPDKTGFSYTHATIKSASSYKMDTDLIEKIWNLKLTQK; from the coding sequence ATGGATTTTTATCAAAAAATAATGAATAGATATAGTGTTCGAGAATTCGATGTTAATAAAACTGTAACTGAAGAAGAATATAAAAAAATAATAAATGTGATTAATTCTGCTCCAACTTCTTCTAATTGACACTCATCAAGTGTCATTGTTGTTAAAGATCGTCAAATTTTGAATGAATTAAGCAAAGTGAATAAATTCACGGGGGCTTTAAAAACAGCAAACTTATTATTAGTTTTTTTAGCTGATTTTAATAGAATGATTGAAGCAAAAAATGAATTTCCTGATTATGAATATAATCACAATTCTAGCGAATCATATACAGTAGCTGTTGGAGATGCTTTTATTCAAGCAACTATGGCACAGGATATAGCAGTAAATTTAGGTTTAGACACTTTGTTTTTAGGTTTAACGAGAATGATGGTTGAACCGCTAATCAAACATTTAAATATTCAAGGACAAGCATTTCCAGTAGTTTCACTCGCAATTGGACATAAAGTAAATCAAACCAAAATCAAACCAAAATTAAATCGAGTTTTTGAAAATAAATATGATATTGATAAATTGAAAAATGAAATTATCAAATATAACAACGAAATTTTAAAATATTTTCAATCAATTACACCTGATAAAACTGGTTTTAGTTACACTCACGCAACTATAAAATCTGCTTCAAGTTACAAAATGGATACTGATCTTATTGAAAAAATTTGAAATCTTAAATTAACACAAAAATAA
- a CDS encoding RluA family pseudouridine synthase: MIKLEVNYKERIDKYISDNSQLSRNDVKQLILQGAVLLNNNTIPVNKPKYIVQPGWNITITKLIEKITNVVPTAMNLNIVYEDQDLVILNKPTSLVVHPAPGHYDDTLVNGLLHHFKTLSNENGLLRPGIVHRIDKDTSGLLIIAKNNQTHIKLVEMLKNHDIHRSYIAIADGLIQNQTTKINLPINRHANDRKKMTVHKEGKSSITTVYLLKHFYLDKTPKSLVRCELQTGRTHQIRVHLKYIGHPVYGDAVYNKKIDNFNQRLHAYKLEFNHPITNKHIKVYAPVPEEFNVADFDFEQLKKD, translated from the coding sequence ATGATAAAACTAGAAGTAAATTATAAAGAAAGAATTGATAAGTATATCTCCGATAATTCTCAACTTTCAAGAAATGATGTAAAACAATTAATTTTACAAGGAGCAGTTTTATTGAATAATAATACAATACCAGTCAATAAACCTAAATATATAGTCCAACCAGGCTGAAATATTACCATCACTAAATTAATTGAAAAAATAACTAATGTAGTTCCTACAGCAATGAATTTAAATATTGTCTATGAAGACCAGGATTTAGTAATATTGAATAAACCAACTTCATTGGTTGTTCATCCAGCTCCGGGACACTACGATGATACATTAGTAAATGGGTTATTACACCATTTTAAAACATTGTCTAATGAAAATGGTCTCTTGCGACCTGGTATTGTCCACCGCATTGATAAGGACACAAGTGGGTTGTTAATTATTGCTAAAAATAATCAAACACATATTAAGTTAGTAGAAATGCTAAAAAATCACGATATACATCGTTCATACATAGCAATAGCTGATGGTTTAATTCAAAATCAAACAACTAAAATAAATTTGCCAATTAATAGACATGCTAACGATCGAAAAAAAATGACTGTTCATAAAGAAGGAAAAAGTTCAATAACTACGGTATATTTATTAAAACATTTTTATCTTGATAAAACACCAAAATCTCTAGTTCGTTGTGAGTTACAAACCGGAAGAACTCACCAAATTCGCGTTCATTTAAAATATATTGGGCATCCAGTTTATGGAGATGCAGTTTATAATAAAAAAATAGATAACTTCAATCAACGCTTACACGCATATAAACTTGAATTTAACCATCCTATAACAAATAAACACATTAAAGTTTATGCCCCTGTACCTGAAGAATTTAATGTTGCTGACTTTGATTTTGAACAATTAAAAAAAGACTAA
- a CDS encoding ribonuclease HII → MYNLDIEKKYLHKNKILGIDEAGRGACAGPIVVAGVILPKKYKNNLIDDSKKISPKQRQKAFDIIKRDALAYSIKISNSDEVDKLNPKQATRKLMREIVEELNFTNLIITDYETINDINIEQLNLVKGDSQSLTVAAASILAKVFRDNYMQNLDIKYPQFCFGKHKGYCTKLHNELIKRYGVCPEHRKSYKNVINSLLFFTNNKI, encoded by the coding sequence ATGTACAATTTAGATATCGAAAAAAAATACTTACATAAAAATAAAATCCTAGGCATAGATGAAGCGGGTAGAGGTGCTTGTGCTGGACCTATAGTAGTTGCTGGCGTGATTTTGCCTAAAAAATATAAAAATAATCTAATTGATGATTCAAAAAAAATTAGTCCTAAACAACGCCAAAAAGCATTTGACATAATTAAACGAGATGCATTAGCATATTCAATTAAAATAAGCAATTCAGATGAAGTAGATAAATTAAACCCTAAACAAGCAACAAGAAAATTAATGCGTGAAATTGTAGAAGAATTAAATTTTACTAACTTAATAATTACTGATTACGAAACAATTAACGATATAAATATTGAACAATTAAACTTGGTAAAAGGCGATTCGCAGTCTTTAACTGTAGCAGCAGCCTCGATACTAGCCAAAGTATTTCGTGATAATTATATGCAAAATCTAGACATTAAATATCCGCAATTTTGCTTTGGAAAGCACAAAGGCTATTGCACAAAGTTGCATAATGAATTGATAAAAAGATATGGAGTTTGCCCGGAACATCGTAAATCATATAAAAATGTAATCAATAGTTTATTATTTTTCACCAATAACAAAATATAA